One Arthrobacter sp. StoSoilB20 DNA segment encodes these proteins:
- a CDS encoding acyltransferase domain-containing protein, with protein MASTTHAELFELLDITGEDAEECTALLATQPSEAVLFAVAAMEERLGTFPLDSIKADNASETVWIEALLRFSPTVHAYHLGLGISPEVSAASLADVGLQLRINRRVHGHFGLDTWAWLTLHMAGNLFRLGRLQFHLVRSSEEPNHSGAPTADQGWVLGVHIPEDGGLSPALVDASLAEAKLFFPRYFPDKPASAATCDSWMLDPYLAERLPGSNIASFARRFTVDRCSDAPTDAVYFTFRQRGIQDLDKLPRDTSLQRVVLERIDDGGTWQLGHGHLEL; from the coding sequence ATGGCTTCAACAACGCACGCTGAGCTGTTCGAACTCCTGGACATTACCGGCGAAGACGCCGAAGAATGCACTGCCCTGTTGGCAACCCAGCCCAGTGAAGCGGTGCTGTTCGCCGTGGCCGCCATGGAAGAACGGCTTGGCACCTTCCCGCTGGACAGCATCAAGGCCGATAACGCCAGTGAGACAGTTTGGATCGAAGCCCTGCTCCGCTTCTCCCCCACTGTCCACGCTTATCATCTGGGCCTGGGTATCAGTCCGGAGGTATCGGCAGCGTCATTGGCCGACGTAGGACTGCAACTGCGGATTAACCGCCGCGTCCACGGCCATTTCGGCCTCGACACGTGGGCCTGGCTGACTCTGCACATGGCCGGGAATCTGTTCAGGCTTGGACGGCTGCAGTTCCATTTGGTCCGCAGTTCGGAGGAACCAAACCACTCGGGCGCGCCTACGGCGGATCAAGGCTGGGTGCTCGGCGTGCACATCCCCGAGGACGGCGGACTCTCCCCCGCACTGGTGGATGCAAGCCTTGCCGAGGCAAAATTATTCTTCCCCAGGTACTTCCCTGATAAACCTGCATCAGCAGCAACGTGTGATTCCTGGATGCTGGATCCTTACCTTGCCGAGCGACTCCCGGGCAGCAACATTGCCTCCTTCGCGCGGCGCTTCACGGTGGACCGGTGCTCTGATGCCCCCACCGACGCCGTCTATTTCACCTTCCGGCAGCGCGGAATCCAGGACTTGGACAAGCTCCCCAGGGACACCTCACTTCAGCGGGTGGTCCTTGAAAGAATCGACGACGGCGGCACCTGGCAGTTGGGGCACGGTCACCTCGAGCTGTAG
- a CDS encoding HNH endonuclease family protein: MSITWSAYKRARRRSRQAWTILALSAVTVVGGLSWFFSTGQFDAASPSLAGPSEAPVYNPLWMKPVQGAAPVAAGDAAEALDRLPVKGRAPQSNYDRAAFGQAWADADRNGCDTRNDILRRDLSAVEFTEGSSCKVAAGTFHEPYTGAQVTFRRGQDTSSSVQIDHVVALADAWQKGAQQLTLQQRRILANDPLNLIAADGPANVKKGAGDAATWLPANKNFRCHYVARQISVKTAYKLWVTQAEKDAMKGVLSSCPGQQTIYSSR, from the coding sequence TTGAGTATCACCTGGTCCGCCTACAAGCGCGCCCGCCGCAGATCCCGGCAAGCATGGACAATCCTTGCGCTGTCTGCCGTCACCGTCGTGGGCGGACTCTCCTGGTTCTTCAGCACGGGCCAATTTGACGCCGCAAGTCCGTCGCTGGCGGGACCCAGTGAAGCTCCCGTCTACAACCCCCTCTGGATGAAGCCCGTGCAAGGAGCCGCACCGGTGGCTGCAGGGGACGCCGCTGAGGCCTTGGATCGACTTCCGGTCAAGGGCCGGGCTCCCCAGTCCAACTACGATCGGGCAGCTTTCGGACAGGCCTGGGCCGATGCCGACAGGAATGGATGCGATACCAGGAACGACATCCTGCGGCGTGATCTCTCTGCGGTCGAGTTCACCGAGGGATCTTCCTGCAAGGTGGCCGCCGGCACGTTCCACGAACCCTACACCGGCGCACAGGTTACTTTCCGACGAGGACAGGACACCAGTTCGTCCGTCCAAATAGACCATGTGGTTGCGCTGGCTGACGCCTGGCAAAAAGGTGCACAGCAGCTGACCCTGCAGCAGCGCCGGATATTGGCCAATGATCCTTTGAACCTGATTGCGGCGGACGGGCCGGCGAACGTCAAGAAGGGCGCAGGCGACGCCGCGACCTGGCTGCCGGCGAACAAGAACTTCCGCTGCCACTATGTAGCCCGGCAAATTTCCGTGAAGACCGCTTATAAGCTCTGGGTGACCCAGGCTGAGAAGGACGCCATGAAAGGCGTTCTCTCCTCCTGCCCGGGTCAACAGACGATCTACAGCTCGAGGTGA